The DNA region AAAATTATCCGGATTTAAAGTCTAACCAGAATTTTAGAGATTTATCCGTAGCTCTTGAAGGCAGCGAAAATAGAATTTCTGTAGCAAGGCAGGATTATAATAATGCTGTAAATGATTATAATACATCTATAGTGAAGTTTCCAAGCAATATTGTAGCTAGAATTTTTGGATTTACTTCTAAACCTTATTATAAAGCTGATGCAGGAGCTTCTCAGGTACCTAAAGTTGATTTTACAAAGTAGGGATTATTATGAATAAAATTAAAGGTAAATTGATATTAATATTGATGATATTAATATTAGTAATTATAGTACCAGTGTTGAATATAAAAGCACAAACACAAACTCTTTCACCTACAAGTCTTAAATATGTAAATGACTACGCTGGTATAATGGATGATAGTACAAAGCAGTATATTGTATCTGTAGGAAATGAACTTGAGAATAAAACCGGTGCCCAGTCAGTGGTGGTTATAATTAATTCATTAGATGGCAGGGATATAGAGAGTTATGCTAATGGACTTTTCAGAGAATGGGGTATAGGTCAAAAGGACAAAAATAATGGTTTGCTTATACTCATTTCCATGAAAGATAAAAAATGGAGAGTGGAAGTAGGAAAAGGACTAGAGGGCACTATAACTGACATTTATTCTGCAAGAATTATGGATTCTGTGGCTGCACCTAAGTTTTCAACTGGAAATTTTAATCAGGGTATAAAAGATGCTTATTCTGTATTTGCGGATGATATAGCAAAATCTTATAATGTAAAACTAGAAAAGAATTCACACATAAAAGTAAATGAAAATGGTGATAAAAATACCAAAGGGATAGTAAGCTTAATACCAGCTGCCTTTATAATTTTGATTTTTATAATTTTAATCTTTAGGTCTTTTAGAAAGGGACCAAGGGGTGGAAGCGGGTTTGGTGGCGGAGGCTTTGGCGGATTCGGGGGCGGAGGCTTCGGTGGATTCGGTGGTTCAAGTGGAGGATCTTCTGGTGGAAGTGACTTCGGTGGTTTTGGAGGTGGAGATTCTGGCGGCGGCGGATCTTCTGGAGGTTGGTAGTAAAATAAGTGATAGCCTTAGTAATTTAACCTAGTATTATTTCATAGAGAGGGTAAAAAATATGTACACACAGAAAAATAAATCTATTCTAAGGCTTTACAGAGAGCAGCTTGCAATAATTGTTATATTACTTACTTCAGCAATAATCGTTTTTTTCTCTTTACTAATGGTGAATATACATAGAAATCATCAAGGTACCATTCTTTCTAATTCACTTTCAGAGCAAATAACATTGACGCAGATTATGGCAAAGGATTCCAATAGAGTTTTTGAAATAGAATCTTTACTGCAAGTATACAACGGTAATGGCGAATCGAAGGAATCATTACAAAATAAGGTAAATGAAACTTTAGAAGATTTAAAACAGGCAGAGAATAGTTATATTAAACAGTATAACCTTATAAAACAGGGATACATAGTTCAAGATAATGCTATAGTAAGTTTTAAGGGAATGCATAATGATAATTTAAATAATATCTTTATTAGGCATGATAAAATTTGGCCGCAATATTATGAAAGTATAAATATAGTTTTTAATAACAAAAGTAATCTTACGGAATTATTGAAAGCTACAAGATATATAAACGAAAATAATCAGATGCTTTTAGATTATAATGAAAAAATGGCAAATTTAATTAAAGAATATGACAATAATAAAACACAGGTTTACATAAATATTCTAACTGCCGTTGGAATATTAATATTAATAATATTAGCTGTATTTATGACAAATACATATATAAATCTATTCCTACCTATGAATCAATTTTACAGGGGAATGACTAATATAGGAATTAATGATCTTAATGTAGCCATACCTAAATTTAAGAGAGAGGAATTAAAACCTGTATTTTATGAGGTGCAGACTGTATTTGATAAGTTGAAAAGCTTAATTAATATAATTGAAGATTTGAGCAAAAATTTACCTTTTAAAGATATATTGGATAAAATTTTTAATTCTTTTCAAGAATATGTTCCCTATACATATATAGGAGTAGCACTTATTGAAGATGATGGTCAGTTTATAAAAGCTTCTTACGCTTCAGCAGGAAAAGAACATGAAAATCTATCTAAAAGAATGTTAGGTATAAAGGCAAAAATTATTAGTACAAGCCTTCACAAAATATTAAAAGACAAAAAAGCAAGGCTTATAAATGATTTAGAGGAATATGTGAAGGGAAAAAATATACGTGAATACAATAAAATATTATTGGAAGAAGGTATAAAGTCCTCAATAACTTTTCCGCTAATAAATAATGATAAGCCTATAGGAATAATATTTTTTTCCAGTAACCAAAAAAACATATACAAAAAAGAACATATAGAATTTCTTAAAATAGTTGCTAATAGTATTATGTTAAGTCTTGAAGAAGATATTTTAATTGAAGATATGGTTGTAAGCTCGACTTTAGCTCTGGCAGTACTAACAGAAGAAAGAGATCCAGAAACAGGAGAACATTTGGATAGAATGAAAATTTATTCGAGAATGTTAGCTGAATATTTATCTAAGGAGGACAAATATAAGGATACAATTGATATGACTTATATAAATTCCATAGAAAGATTTAGTCCCCTTCATGATATAGGAAAGGTAGCTATAAGGGATGACATATTGCTAAAGCCTGGTAAATTAACTGAAGAAGAATTTAAAATAATGAAAACTCATACTACTTATGGTGGAAAAGTATTAAGACTGGCAGATGAAAATCTGATGAAAAAAGGTAGAAGTGTATTTAAAATGGCCATCGAAATAGCAGAGGGACATCATGAATGGTGGAATGGTACAGGCTATCCTTATGGGAGAAACGGTGAAGAAATTCCACTTAGCGCAAGAATAGTTTCTATAGCAGATGTATTTGATGCATTAACAAGTAAAAGACCATATAAAAAGGCATTTTCTTTTGAGGATTCCATAGAAATTATAGCTCAAGATACAGGTAAGCATTTTGATCCATATATTACAGAAGTATTCTTTAAAAATATCGATAAATTTAGGGTTAGATATAAAAGATTTAATAGACATCATCAATAAGTTTTTTGTATAAGTATTATTATTTATTTTTAATATATATAGCTACTGTTCAGAATGAAATTAATAGAAAGACTACTATAGCATTTAGTTAAGGGTGTGTTACAGTAGTCTTTTATATTTGAGTTTGGAAAAGTATGTTCATCTAACTAAGTATTGAGATGATTTTTGTTTTGAAAATCTTGTAAGGAGAATTAAGATTTATCAAAGTTAAGTTGGTTCTCCGCACTCTGTACAATAATTAATTATTAAATCCAATGTAGATAATATACCATCAATATGTGTTCTCTCATAACCGTGAGATGCATAAACACCAGTGCCTATGAGAGCAGTTTTTATGTCCCAGCCAGCTCTTAAGGCTGCAGAAGCATCGGAACCATAGTTAGGATAAATATCTGTTTTGTAGGATATATTTTTGCTTTTGCATATATTGGTAAGCTTTTTTCTAAGTTCTAAATCATAGGGACCAGAAGAATCTTTTGCGCAAATACAAACACTGTATTCAGAAGAATTCTGGCCGGTACCCGGTGCACCCATATCCACTGCAATAAACTCTTTTGTATCTTCAGGAATACGGGAACCGCCATGGCCCACCTCCTCATAATTGGTAAACAAAAAATTAACAGTATGAGGAAGTTTTATATTGTTTTCCGTAATATATTTTATGGCATAAAGTAATATAGCAGTACTTGCTTTATCATCTAAATGCCTACTTTTTATAAATCCGCTATCGGTAAATTTTATTCTAGGATCAAAGGTAATGAAGTCACCTATGTCTATACCTAAGTTTTCTACATCTTCATTTGTATTAACCTTTTCATCCAGCACTATTTCCATATTGGAGGGATCTCTCTTTAAATCTTTTGCATCACTATGGATATGGACTGATGGTTTTATAGTTTGTATAGTACCACTAAAACTTTTACCTTCCAGAGTTTCAACTGTACAATTTTCACCTTCAATTGAATTCATCATAAAGCCACCTATAGGAGATAGAGAGAGAGTTCCTTTAGCTTTAATTTCTTTGACCATGGCACCCAAAGTGTCCACATGACAGGAAAAGGTTTTTATATAGTCTTTCTTTTTACCATCTATTTTTGCCACAACTGAGCCCTTATTTGTGGTATAATAAAACACATTTAATAAATGTAATTCTTCCTTTATATAGTCCATTATATTACAAGTAAAACCACTTGGACTGGGGATAGCAAGAATATTATTAAGATAATATTTGATTTTGTCAGCATTATACATCATATCACTTCCTTTCACATAATTTTATCATAATATATAATTTTTTTGAACTTAAATATGTCTACTTTAGTTTTAATAAAAGTTAATGATCTTATTCTATATGTAAGAAAAATTTAATATTTTGTAAATAAGGTACAATGTATAAATAGCTACTATTTTATAGTATAATAAATAGCATATAGTGTGAAAGACGAGGAGATTGTTTATGAAGAAAAAAAATATAATTATTATAGGCATTGCCTGTGCTATTATAGTAATTATGGGTATTTCAATACCAGCATATAATGTTTATTCAAAGGTTAAAAGCTTCGACAATATTATTTATCCAGGAGTAAAGATTCAGGATGTAGATGTTTCTGGTAAAAGTGTAGATGAAGCTAAAAAAATGGTTTCTGATAAATACCAGGCTGTAGTTGGAGACAAGAAGGTAAATGTACAAGCACAGGGAAAGAATTATAGCATTTCTTATTCTAAATTAGACGCCAGGTATAATATAGATAAGGTTACAGCAGAAGCTTTCAATTATGGGAGAAATCTTAGTATTTATGATAAGTATAAGCTTATAAAAAAGCCTCAGCAAAAGGATATTAAACTTTCTTTTACTTATGATAAAAAGCCCTTAGATGAATTTGTAAATAATATAAAGAAAGATGTCAATAAGGATGCTGTTAATGCTACTATTACTAAATCTGGTTCGGGATTTCAAATTACACCAGATACAGATGGATATAAATTAAATGATGCTGAACTCAAAAATAAAATAACAGCAGCCATAGATGCTATAGGTGGAACCATTACTTCAGATACAAATGTACAAGCTACTGTAGAAACTGTAAAAGCAGCTAGGTCTAAGGAAAAGCTTCAAAAGATTAATACATTAGTATCTACATTTAATACAAGCTATGGGCCTATATCAAGTCCGGGAAGAGCAATTAATATTCAGCTTGCCACAAAAGCTATAAATGGCCTGGTTCTCATGCCAGGAGAATCCTTTAGCTTTAATGGAGTGGTAGGTGAAAGAACGGCAGCAAAAGGGTATCAAGCTGCACCAGTAGATATTGGATACTCTACTGGAATGGGACTTGGTGGAGGAATATGTCAGGTTTCTACTACACTTTATAATGCAGTATTACAAGCTGGGATAAAAGCAACTGACAGATTACATCATACTATACCTTCTGCCTATGTACCTTTAGGATTTGACGCTACCGTAGATTATGGCAATTTAGACTATCAATTTAAAAACACTTTAGATTTCCCAATATACATTGAAGGAAATTCAGATAATGGAATAGAAACCTTCAATATATATTCAGACAATAGCTTGACTAGTAAAACTTATAAGGTGGTAAATAATGTTTATGAAACTATTCAGCCAAAGGTATCTTATATTGATGACCCTACTTTGCCAGCAGGAACTACAAGAATTGACCAAAATCCTTCAGAAGGCCATAGAGTAAAAGTATTTTTACAGACATACCAAAATGGACAGATGATTTCACAGGATATGATAGCTAACGATACATATAATGCTGTTGATCAGGTGATAAGAAGGGGAACAAAGAAGTAGATTTTCTAATATTGACTGAAAGCACTTTAAAATGCAAATATTACATCAAGAACACCATTTTAGAACAATTAGAAATGAGTGATAGTGCAGTTTACAAAAATATAAATTGTGATATAATATAAAAGTAAGTTGCGGATATGGCGGAATTGGCAGACGCGCTAGTTTCAGGTATTAGTGGGAAACCATGCAGGTTCGAGTCCTGTTATCCGCACCAAATTAGAATTTATAAGGCTTCCAGTGAGTTTACTGGAAGCCTTGAGTTTTTTATTTTTGGGTGTTTGCTAACATTTTGCTAACATGAGTTTTTTTATTGAAATAAATGAAATTTAGAGTCTTCAAGACTATTTTTATACCGTAGTTACAATCTCTACAATATTTACTTCGTTTAATTTGAAGATGGCGAACTAAAAATACCATGTATTAGCTTAATTAGGGTAGATACCGAGATACGTGTAAAAACCGGTAACTTGATGGAAATTTTCAACATCATTACCGGTTTTGTTATCTATTAATTTGATTCATATTCCTTAATCCAATTAATGGTATCTACTTTTCAGTATATGACACGGATGCTCCCACTACTACCCCTAATAATAATTTATTGAATTAAATTTGCTCATTTATAGAATAATATGGTATAATATGGTGTGGTTTTTGTATAAATAAGGGGGATCTTAAATGAAAAAAATATTATTTATAAATATGTGCGGTCATGGACACGTTAACCCTACTATAGGTCTCATTAATGAATTAATGAATAGAGGAGAACAGGTTACTTATATTGCCGGTGAAGAGTTTAGAGATAAAATAGAAAAGACAGGAGCTAAATTTAAAGGCTATAATAATTCAATTGATATAACAAATTTACAAAATAGTGAGTCGTTGTTAAAATTCATTGATATCTTTAAAAAAATAATGGAAATTTTATTTAATTCAAAGGAAAAATTTGATTACATTATTTATGATTCAGTATTTATCCTAGGTAATGAAGTAGGAAGAGTATTAAAAATACCTGCAATTTGTTCTATTACTACTTTTGCAGCAAATGAAAGAACAAATTGTTTATCATCACTATTAAATAAAATTGAACCTAAGATACAGGAAATTCTAAATAGTTCGGAATATATAAACTTTGTTGAATATTTACAAGAAAAGTATAGTATAAAGTGTCCTAGTGCTTCTGATGCAATTTTTGGAAAAGGCATAATTAGTATTGTATATACTTCTAAGTATTTTCAACTTTGTGGTGGAAGTTTTGATGAAAGCTATAAATTCATTGGCCCATCAATATCAGATAGAAAGGAAGATACAAACTTTCCTTTGGAAACTAATGATAAGAAGAAAGTTATTTATATATCTTTAGGTACTGTATTTAACAATTCTATTGAGTTTTATGAAAATTGCTTTAAAGCTTTTGATGATATGGATGCAAAGATTATTATGTCTGTAGGTAAAAACATAGATATTAATATATTTAAATCTATTCCATCAAATTTTATTATTCGTAATTATGTACCTCAGCTTGAAATTTTAAAACATGCAGATGTGTTCATTACCCATGGCGGCATGAACAGTACAAATGAGGGTTTGTATTATGATGTTCCATTGATTCTTATTCCTCAATTTATTGATCAGCCTGCTGTAGCTAATAGAGTAGCTGAATTAGGTGCAGGTATTGTTATTGAAAAAGATAAGGTTACTCCAGAGGTATTGAAGCAGTCAGTAATTATGATTCTTTCAGATAACAATTTTAAAATAAACAGTAAAAAGATTGGGAAATCGCTCAGAGAAGCAGGGGGGTATAAAAAGGGGGTTGATGAAATACTTAATTTAATAAATAAAAAATCAAGTCTATTTACATAATTTAATAGGACAAGTGTATGAAAAATTCAACTTATATATAAACATTAATTTTAATATGTAAATTAAATATATTTATTTTATAGGAGGATTTTATTATGAAAAAAAGATTAATTTTATCTTTACTTAGTGCAGTGTTAATATCTGCTAATATCAACTATTCAAGTGTAGATGCGCTCACTTTACCAATCAGATCTGTTAACTCTGGTTATACTATAACCAAACCAGATGCCCAAATTACTATTGATGATGTAAAAAAGAGTTTAAACATATCTGATGGAATTGAAAAAGAAATAGTAGATACTTTACAATTTCAAATAAAAATAGATGAAAATTGGGATAATTTAAAAGTAGACAAGGATATGGACTTGTATAATTCTACAGGAAAATCTATTGGAAAACCTGGCGACATATTAATAGCAGTATTTGATGATGACAATACTGATATTAATGCAATTACGATGGGCTCAATTACTACCCATGCTGCTATGGTAGATTCCGATCCAACAAAAGTTCTTGAAGTATTCCCAGACGGTGTTCAAAACCGTGAAAATGATTGGAGAACTAGATATAAAAAAATTCTTATTCTACGTCCAAAGACTAATGAAGAAACTATTAAAGGTGCCATTGAATATGGACATACCAAAATAAATACACCTTTTAATTATGATTTATTCAATAAAACTACAACTGATAAATTCTATTGTTCACAATTTGTATGGAGATGTTACTTTAACAATGGCCTAGATTTAGACAGAAATGGTGGACTAGCTGTTTTCCCATATGATT from Clostridium pasteurianum BC1 includes:
- a CDS encoding TPM domain-containing protein is translated as MNKIKGKLILILMILILVIIVPVLNIKAQTQTLSPTSLKYVNDYAGIMDDSTKQYIVSVGNELENKTGAQSVVVIINSLDGRDIESYANGLFREWGIGQKDKNNGLLILISMKDKKWRVEVGKGLEGTITDIYSARIMDSVAAPKFSTGNFNQGIKDAYSVFADDIAKSYNVKLEKNSHIKVNENGDKNTKGIVSLIPAAFIILIFIILIFRSFRKGPRGGSGFGGGGFGGFGGGGFGGFGGSSGGSSGGSDFGGFGGGDSGGGGSSGGW
- a CDS encoding HD domain-containing phosphohydrolase: MYTQKNKSILRLYREQLAIIVILLTSAIIVFFSLLMVNIHRNHQGTILSNSLSEQITLTQIMAKDSNRVFEIESLLQVYNGNGESKESLQNKVNETLEDLKQAENSYIKQYNLIKQGYIVQDNAIVSFKGMHNDNLNNIFIRHDKIWPQYYESINIVFNNKSNLTELLKATRYINENNQMLLDYNEKMANLIKEYDNNKTQVYINILTAVGILILIILAVFMTNTYINLFLPMNQFYRGMTNIGINDLNVAIPKFKREELKPVFYEVQTVFDKLKSLINIIEDLSKNLPFKDILDKIFNSFQEYVPYTYIGVALIEDDGQFIKASYASAGKEHENLSKRMLGIKAKIISTSLHKILKDKKARLINDLEEYVKGKNIREYNKILLEEGIKSSITFPLINNDKPIGIIFFSSNQKNIYKKEHIEFLKIVANSIMLSLEEDILIEDMVVSSTLALAVLTEERDPETGEHLDRMKIYSRMLAEYLSKEDKYKDTIDMTYINSIERFSPLHDIGKVAIRDDILLKPGKLTEEEFKIMKTHTTYGGKVLRLADENLMKKGRSVFKMAIEIAEGHHEWWNGTGYPYGRNGEEIPLSARIVSIADVFDALTSKRPYKKAFSFEDSIEIIAQDTGKHFDPYITEVFFKNIDKFRVRYKRFNRHHQ
- a CDS encoding M42 family metallopeptidase; protein product: MYNADKIKYYLNNILAIPSPSGFTCNIMDYIKEELHLLNVFYYTTNKGSVVAKIDGKKKDYIKTFSCHVDTLGAMVKEIKAKGTLSLSPIGGFMMNSIEGENCTVETLEGKSFSGTIQTIKPSVHIHSDAKDLKRDPSNMEIVLDEKVNTNEDVENLGIDIGDFITFDPRIKFTDSGFIKSRHLDDKASTAILLYAIKYITENNIKLPHTVNFLFTNYEEVGHGGSRIPEDTKEFIAVDMGAPGTGQNSSEYSVCICAKDSSGPYDLELRKKLTNICKSKNISYKTDIYPNYGSDASAALRAGWDIKTALIGTGVYASHGYERTHIDGILSTLDLIINYCTECGEPT
- a CDS encoding VanW family protein, which codes for MKKKNIIIIGIACAIIVIMGISIPAYNVYSKVKSFDNIIYPGVKIQDVDVSGKSVDEAKKMVSDKYQAVVGDKKVNVQAQGKNYSISYSKLDARYNIDKVTAEAFNYGRNLSIYDKYKLIKKPQQKDIKLSFTYDKKPLDEFVNNIKKDVNKDAVNATITKSGSGFQITPDTDGYKLNDAELKNKITAAIDAIGGTITSDTNVQATVETVKAARSKEKLQKINTLVSTFNTSYGPISSPGRAINIQLATKAINGLVLMPGESFSFNGVVGERTAAKGYQAAPVDIGYSTGMGLGGGICQVSTTLYNAVLQAGIKATDRLHHTIPSAYVPLGFDATVDYGNLDYQFKNTLDFPIYIEGNSDNGIETFNIYSDNSLTSKTYKVVNNVYETIQPKVSYIDDPTLPAGTTRIDQNPSEGHRVKVFLQTYQNGQMISQDMIANDTYNAVDQVIRRGTKK
- a CDS encoding macrolide family glycosyltransferase, yielding MKKILFINMCGHGHVNPTIGLINELMNRGEQVTYIAGEEFRDKIEKTGAKFKGYNNSIDITNLQNSESLLKFIDIFKKIMEILFNSKEKFDYIIYDSVFILGNEVGRVLKIPAICSITTFAANERTNCLSSLLNKIEPKIQEILNSSEYINFVEYLQEKYSIKCPSASDAIFGKGIISIVYTSKYFQLCGGSFDESYKFIGPSISDRKEDTNFPLETNDKKKVIYISLGTVFNNSIEFYENCFKAFDDMDAKIIMSVGKNIDINIFKSIPSNFIIRNYVPQLEILKHADVFITHGGMNSTNEGLYYDVPLILIPQFIDQPAVANRVAELGAGIVIEKDKVTPEVLKQSVIMILSDNNFKINSKKIGKSLREAGGYKKGVDEILNLINKKSSLFT
- a CDS encoding YiiX/YebB-like N1pC/P60 family cysteine hydrolase gives rise to the protein MKKRLILSLLSAVLISANINYSSVDALTLPIRSVNSGYTITKPDAQITIDDVKKSLNISDGIEKEIVDTLQFQIKIDENWDNLKVDKDMDLYNSTGKSIGKPGDILIAVFDDDNTDINAITMGSITTHAAMVDSDPTKVLEVFPDGVQNRENDWRTRYKKILILRPKTNEETIKGAIEYGHTKINTPFNYDLFNKTTTDKFYCSQFVWRCYFNNGLDLDRNGGLAVFPYDFISHKTTIVYKQGE